The Fusarium fujikuroi IMI 58289 draft genome, chromosome FFUJ_chr05 DNA segment TACTTCCCTGAACCGACACCCCCAGTTTTAAAATAGATGTCTCACCATGGCGTGGAAAATCAAGGTATCATGGCATTGTCTTTGTCAGCGGACGCCTTCGGAAACCTCTCTGGTCTTTTGATACACATATGATGTTTTAGGTGCGTTTCTTTAAGCCGCATTATCCATCTGCCTACCTTTTACAACGATAAAAACCATTTCTATTTCATGCTTAAACTGATATCTGAGAAAACTCGGTTATCGGCATCATATCAAGCACTTGTCATGCAATCATCCACCATCTTGTGCTATACAAACTCCACAAAGATGCTGCAGATCTCCATTCTTCGCCCCTGGTCCTGACTGGTATGCGGCTTGAACTGTCGAAGATCGGTAGATGGGTGGGCAACAATGTGGATATGCATTCATGACATTTATAACCTGCGTTATACTATTATGTATGCATAGGAGGAAGCGAACCAGGGCGTTTCAAGCCAAATCAAGACGTTGAAACACAGCGTGTCTCCAGTGATAGACGTTTGGCTCACGGGACGGTGCAAGTTGATAGGCTACCTCTGTCCGTTCGTGTGAACAaatggagctgaagctggaaCGGGAACTGCGAGTGTCTGTCACTTGTATAGTATAGTAGTGATACTGTGAGATACTGTATAACCCTGACTCCCAACCCCAACACTATGTATACCGTAGTCTGCCTTTTCCCtgtttccttctcttctgcgtcgtcgtcgtcgtcgcccTTTGTTCTCTACGTCAACGGCCGTGTTTCttcagtacctacctacagaGACTACAAGAGATCCCCTGGTGGTCATTTCTTGGCATCTCTAGCCCTCACTCTCATCCTCGTTTCCTCCTCCACAGCTGATCTCTCGGCAAACACTCGTCCACTTCCTCCAGTTTTTGTTTTACTTTGGTCAAAACTGTTCCATTTGTTTCCTACACCAGGAATTAGAAGATTATCACGCTCCTTCCATTTCTGTCGTTTTCTCTTCCACGCTTTCCACTTGGTAACCCACGCCCTCTTTCCCTATTTCCCTCCTGGGCCACTTCCTTCCTCGTTTTCCCATCTCTGCCAGACCAGGACCGCCCAAAAGGTCTCCCTGGACTTTCAACTATGAGTCGTCATTCTCATTCGATACACTCACTCTCTgacgaggagaagatggcattGCTCGACAACAGGTCTGTCTCCGACGTTGACAGTGACAGCGgtcgagatgatcaagaccACCATCGGCTTCACTTTGAGAAATGGGCCGGCCCCATTCTCGCTCCTGTAGACTACGTTCGTTCAACCCCTTGGAGAGTTTACCTAGTTCGCTTCGCCTGGTTCTTCGTTCCCAGTTATCTTCAGGGACGACATGCTCGGGAACAGATTCGACCGGCCAAGCTCGCTCCTACAGCCTACCTCGACGGCATGCGAGGTGTTGCCGCCCTCGTCGTCTTGTTTTGTCATTTCTTCTACCAGGCATTCGTCATCGCCAAAGGCTGGGGCTGTGACGATGCCCACTACAACATCTTGAAGCTACCAATTATCCGATTGTGGTATCAGGGACCTCCAGCTGTCTGTCTTTTCTTTGTCATCTCGGGATACGCCCTCTCCTATCGGCCTCTGAAGCTCATCCGGAGCAGGACCACTCAGGACTTCTCCACGACCATGAGTTCTCTGGTGTTCCGACGGGGCATACGCCTATACCTTCCAACCGCTATCTCTACCCTAATGATCGTTTCCTTCATCCGCTTGGGTGTTTACGAATGGACGAGAGAGTTTGCCATGGACCGTACCTTCATGAGGAACGTCAGAGAACCTCACCCCCAACGTCTCTCCACAAACTATGCCCAGTTCGCAGAATGGGCAAAGGATATGTTCGATTTTGTCCATGTCTTCGGCTGGAAGACCCACGGTGGAAGCACCAGTAGGTCAAACCACCCACTCAAATAAATCCTACTAACCATTCATCTAGACTATGACCAGCATCTGTGGACCATCCCTGTTGAGTTTCGTTGCTCGCTGTATCTCTTCCTCACCCTAATAGCCACTGCTCGACTTCGAAGTCAGTACCGATTTATCACAGTTGCCGGTATAATGCTCTTTACCTACCGAAATTCACGTTGGGAATTTCTCATGTTCCTCTGCGGCATGGTCCTGGCTGAAATTGATCTTATCCGCGGCGCCCACGTCTCACCTCCTGCTCTCCCCATCGAGGAGAAGACCCAGCCTAGTCAACGCCGTTGGTACCAGAGCGCTTTCTGGGCAATTTTCAGTGTCGCTAGCTTATATCTTATGAGCCAACCCGATGAGGGCGGTGATCGAACACCGGGCTGGATCTACCTTACGTCGCTGATTCCTAAGTGGTGGGCGGCCGAAAAGTACAGATACTGGCAATGTACGGGCGCTGTTATGTTTGTTCTCGCAGTGAGCCGCTCGTCTAACTGGCAGCGCGTATTCAACTCGGCGTTCGTGCAGTACTTGGGCAAGATCTCCTATGCCCTTTATCTTATGCATGGACCCGCCATCCATGCTGTTGGATATCATTTCGAAAAATGGTCCTATAGCGTGACGGGTACCGAGGGGCACCGCTTCACTGCTGGTTTCGTCCTGAGCTCGTTCTTTGTGATTCCAACTATCTTTTGGTGGGCTGATATATTTTGGCGGGCGGTCGATATCCCAACAGTCAAATTCGCAAAATGGTGGGAAAACAAGCTTATTGTTAAGTCGGACTAGAGTTCATGGCACCAGAAGAAAACTGATTCGTGATATTCGGCGTTTGAGGTTAGCGTTTTGCAAGCTTTGGTTCTACAGAGGTTGGTCTTCGGAACGAAGACCTATTCGACGGCGTTTGGGTGGTTGATTTCTATCGCACAAGGGACAGAGGGAGGGGTCTATTTCTTTCATCCCGGGAGAGGTTTATGAGATGTCGTGACTTGGTGGCATCCAGACGTTCCGTTCAGTTGCTAAAACAGTACCatattaaaagaacttttAGATCATTTCGTGTGCGAATATAGGTGCAGGGAGATCAATAAAATACACTTCTATTTCTAGCTGTATCATGTGCACGTCAGCTATATCTACCTAAACGATCACCCAAACTCTTGGGTCCTCTTCTAGATGATTTTTTCATATGGGAAATAGGATCGGGCAATCTAGTCATGGTTAGGTCGTGCATACACCTGTTTGCCTGCCACCCATGTCTCCTTAACTTTTAGGGTGCGTAAATCATCTATATCGTAAGACTCAATAGGTTTATCAAGGACAACCCAATCAGCCAAAGCGCCGTCGCGGATGACACCAGCGCGAGTATCAAGAAAGGCCCCATAAGCAGCAGCTCCCGTGAATCCCCACATCGCTTCATCTAAGCTCAATGCCTCTTCTGTGTGCCAGCCATCGGGGCTATCGTCTGTTCCACGACCCGTATGCGGGCTTCGACGGGTTACGGCGGCGTAGATGCCCTGGA contains these protein-coding regions:
- a CDS encoding related to hard surface induced protein 3 (chip3) translates to MSRHSHSIHSLSDEEKMALLDNRSVSDVDSDSGRDDQDHHRLHFEKWAGPILAPVDYVRSTPWRVYLVRFAWFFVPSYLQGRHAREQIRPAKLAPTAYLDGMRGVAALVVLFCHFFYQAFVIAKGWGCDDAHYNILKLPIIRLWYQGPPAVCLFFVISGYALSYRPLKLIRSRTTQDFSTTMSSLVFRRGIRLYLPTAISTLMIVSFIRLGVYEWTREFAMDRTFMRNVREPHPQRLSTNYAQFAEWAKDMFDFVHVFGWKTHGGSTNYDQHLWTIPVEFRCSLYLFLTLIATARLRSQYRFITVAGIMLFTYRNSRWEFLMFLCGMVLAEIDLIRGAHVSPPALPIEEKTQPSQRRWYQSAFWAIFSVASLYLMSQPDEGGDRTPGWIYLTSLIPKWWAAEKYRYWQCTGAVMFVLAVSRSSNWQRVFNSAFVQYLGKISYALYLMHGPAIHAVGYHFEKWSYSVTGTEGHRFTAGFVLSSFFVIPTIFWWADIFWRAVDIPTVKFAKWWENKLIVKSD